A stretch of Aspergillus nidulans FGSC A4 chromosome VI DNA encodes these proteins:
- a CDS encoding DNA-directed RNA polymerase core subunit RPB10 (transcript_id=CADANIAT00009559): MIIPVRCFSCGKVVGDLWERYLQLLDDGIPDGDAMDQLGCKRYCCRRMVMTHVDLIEKLLRYNPTERDRAKAQV, from the exons ATGATAATTCCGGTTCGGTGCTTCTCATGCGGCAAG GTTGTTGGCGATCTCTGGGAGCGATACCTACAGCTTCTTGACGATGGTATCCCCGATGG AGACGCTATGGATCAACTCGGGTGCAAGCGCTATTGCTGTCGCCGAATGGTCATGACACACGTTGACTTGATTGAAAAGCTTCTGCG ATATAATCCCACTGAGAGAGATCGAGCCAAAGCCCAAGTATAA
- a CDS encoding Clr5 domain-containing protein (transcript_id=CADANIAT00009560) — translation MVYDWDGKREICYQMYIKDRKALEEIMEYMRNVYQFSPSKRAFQTQFKRWGFPSKQNPAHKNLQLVTRVKQLWETNTSQRDMLRILNEEGFQIKERELMRVRAKNRWLLRVPNGTKAQQVALSSPQTEDDSLLALQEYQPDPQDVADSSEAALKRKERLDRLQAESAERWAARKRRRRTRGWAGLPADPPGPPRFPSETTIDESKKYLKLDNAGYRQIRDQFQSICEKAGFIKKTIAGPEKWQEAKNTLIQNSEHLQRVFWDDPDQLEAKSLALDVVCTDVTKRMRTLERRMTIAEAKNVLGINPEESRQIRNAFYNTLRNDHFTSKLEAGDEHWKELKEQWVQGSELLQRVLAPGSADPKHATKLRALEVLCRDVMKRLRDDQTKRDPSRRRLAANPNIRVAERASTDLTGPFDCDISNGISSLASEALASAPITSSDLGDMQIDPSLLQAANNTSFTPTVHHDPGSAFGYVDSILDSTIMPMTVYLSISPESELHADSKPWVDKLSTKSATELRQLVSARFPDSIVVKIEAFDGDTNENNATYSINDDDELYGYMAHLQGRKAVFAFWLSRG, via the exons ATGGTTTATGACTGGGATGGAAAGCGCGAGATATGCTATCAGATGTACATCAAAGATAGAAAAGCCTTGGAGGAGATCATGGAGTACATGAGAAACGTGTATCAATTTTCTCCAAG TAAACGCGCATTCCAGACACAATTCAAACGATGGGGCTTTCCTTCAAAGCAGAATCCAGCACATAAAAACCTGCAGCTTGTTACCCGCGTTAAGCAACTCTGGGAGACAAATACCAGCCAGCGCGACATGCTTCGGATCCTCAACGAAGAAGGCTTCCAGATAAAAGAACGCGAATTGATGAGAGTGCGGGCCAAAAACCGTTGGCTACTCCGGGTTCCCAATGGGACGAAAGCACAACAGGTGGCGCTAAGTTCTCCTCAAACTGAAGACGACAGTCTATTAGCGTTGCAAGAGTATCAACCAGATCCTCAGGACGTCGCAGACTCGTCTGAGGCTGCGCTTAAACGCAAGGAACGCCTTGATCGTCTACAAGCGGAGAGTGCCGAACGTTGGGCTGCCAGAAAGCGGCGTCGACGCACAAGGGGATGGGCTGGTTTACCAGCCGACCCCCCAGGCCCCCCACGTTTCCCGTCTGAAACCACCATTGACGAGAGCAAGAAATACCTCAAACTTGACAACGCTGGGTACCGACAAATTAGAGACCAATTTCAGAGTATTTGCGAGAAGGCAGGCTTCATCAAGAAAACCATTGCGGGGCCTGAGAAATGGCAAGAGGCAAAGAATACCTTGATCCAGAATTCCGAACATCTGCAACGTGTTTTCTGGGACGACCCCGATCAACTCGAAGCCAAATCCCTCGCTCTTGATGTTGTATGTACCGATGTTACCAAACGAATGAGGACACTGGAAAGGCGCATGACCATTGCTGAGGCGAAGAATGTGCTTGGTATCAACCCAGAGGAGAGCCGTCAAATCCGCAATGCATTTTACAATACACTGAGAAACGATCACTTCACAAGTAAGTTGGAAGCGGGCGATGAGCATTggaaggagctcaaggagcaGTGGGTTCAAGGTtctgagcttcttcaacgcgTTCTTGCCCCGGGATCTGCAGATCCCAAGCATGCCACAAAGTTGAGGGCGCTGGAAGTCTTGTGTCGTGATGTTATGAAGCGCCTTCGCGATGATCAAACCAAAAGAGACCCATCCCGTAGGCGACTGGCCGCTAACCCTAACATTCGCGTCGCCGAGAGAGCGAGCACTGATCTCACTGGCCCATTTGACTGTGACATTTCAAATGGCATCAGCTCGCTTGCGTCCGAGGCTCTTGCCAGTGCACCTATCACTTCCAGCGACCTTGGCGATATGCAAATTGATCCTTCGCTCTTGCAGGCTGCAAATAACACGTCATTTACCCCGACTGTTCACCATGATCCTGGAAGTGCATTTGGTTACGTTGATTCCATTTTGGATTCGACTATCATGCCCATGACAGTTTATCTTAGCATCAGCCCCGAAAGTGAATTGCATGCGGACTCTAAGCCATGGGTTGATAAGCTGTCAACTAAATCAGCAACTGAACTACGGCAGCTGGTTTCTGCCAGGTTTCCCGATTCAATCGTCGTCAAAATCGAGGCTTTCGACGGAGATACGAACGAAAACAATGCCACATATTCCATaaatgatgacgacgaactCTACGGATACATGGCCCATCTCCAAGGGCGAAAAGCAGTGTTCGCCTTTTGGTTGAGTCGAGGATAA
- a CDS encoding uncharacterized protein (transcript_id=CADANIAT00009561) has protein sequence MIPANLTCSTQPTKPDPTRPNLPRNGLVYNT, from the exons ATGATCCCTG CTAATCTT ACTtgttcaacccaacccacgaaacccgaCCCAACCCGACCCAACctgccaagaaatgggttgg tttataataca TAA
- a CDS encoding cysteine protease ATG4 (transcript_id=CADANIAT00009563), giving the protein MNATDIERCRKRIIQYIWDPEPKNDEEPGSPIWCLGTRYPPQCVEETADESRNPDHGQQQNTNTSAPGWPEAFLLDFESKIWMTYRSNFPPIPKDAGQEGSLSLTLGVRLRSQLIDAQGFTSDTGWGCMIRSGQSLLANSMAILLLGRDWRRGERLEEEGKLLSLFADSPHAPFSIHSFVKHGADFCGKHPGEWFGPTATARCIQGLAARYDQSNLQVYIADDNSDVHQDKFMSVSRDEKGTVRPTLILLGLRLGIDRITAVYWNGLKAVLQLPQSVGIAGGRPSASHYFVAVQGSHFFYLDPHNTRPALRYSESGTYTEDEVNTYHTRRLRRLNIQDMDPSMLIGFLIRDEDDWEDWKARIMSLEGKPIITILSESDAASWKGRREALDEVEAFDDLDVAL; this is encoded by the exons ATGAACGCAACGGATATAGAACGATGCAGGAAACGCATAATACAGTATATATGGGATCCCGAGCCTAAGAATGACGAGGAGCCTGGTTCGCCGATCTGGTGTCTAGGAACACGCTACCCACCTCAATGCGTCGAGGAAACAGCCGATGAATCTA GAAACCCCGACCATGGGCAGCAACAGAACACGAACACGAGTGCACCTGGCTGGCCTGAAGCGTTTCTGCTGGACTTCGAGTCAAAGATATGGATGACATATAGGTCAAATTTCCCGCCGATTCCCAAGGACGCTGGACAAGAGGGAAGCTTATCACTGACCTTGGGCGTGCGGCTGAGAAGTCAACTCATCGATGCCCAGGGCTTCACAAGTGACACCGGATGGGGGTGCATGATAAGATCAGGCCAAAGCTTACTCGCTAACTCCATGGCCATCCTGTTACTGGGCCGTG ACTGGCGAAGGGGCGAAAGactagaagaagaagggaagctACTCTCGCTATTCGCCGACTCCCCTCATGCCCCATTCTCGATACACAGTTTTGTCAAGCACGGAGCAGATTTCTGCGGAAAGCATCCAGGGGAATGGTTTGGGCCAACTGCTACAGCTAGATGCATACA AGGCCTTGCAGCGAGATACGACCAGTCGAATCTCCAAGTTTATATTGCAGATGACAACTCGGACGTTCATCAGGACAAATTTATGAGTGTGTCCAGGGATGAAAAAGGCACTGTTCGCCCGACGCTCATACTGCTGGGTCTCAGACTTGGAATCGACCGTATCACTGCAGTATACTGGAATGGACTAAAAGCCGTGCTACAGCTGCCACAATCCGTGGGGATCGCGGG AGGACGTCCGTCAGCTTCCCATTATTTTGTAGCTGTCCAGGGTTCGCATTTCTTCTACCTTGACCCACACAACACCCGCCCTGCTCTAAGATACAGCGAATCAGGGACGTACACGGAAGATGAAGTCAATACCTACCACACTCGTCGACTGAGAAGACTCAACATCCAAGACATGGACCCAAGCATGCTCATAGGATTCCTAATcagagatgaggacgatTGGGAAGACTGGAAAGCTCGGATTATGTCCCTGGAAGGAAAACCCATAATAACAATCCTAAGCGAAAGCGACGCCGCCTCCTGGAAAGGGCGAAGGGAAGCACTAGACGAAGTTGAGGCATTTGATGATCTTGACGTCGCGTTGTAG
- a CDS encoding histone H2B (transcript_id=CADANIAT00009564): protein MPPKAAEKKPSTGGKAPAGKAPAEKKEAGKKTAAAASGEKKKRGKTRKETYSSYIYKVLKQVHPDTGISTRAMSILNSFVNDIFERVATEASKLAAYNKKSTISSREIQTSVRLILPGELAKHAVSEGTKAVTKYSSSAK from the exons ATGCCTCCCAAAGCTGCCGAGAAGAAGCCTAGCACTGGCGGCAAAGCCCCTGCTGGCAAGGCCCCagctgagaagaaggaagctggaaagaagaccgccgctgctgcctctggcgagaagaagaagcgcggaAAGACCAGGAAGGAGACCTACTCTTCTTACATCTACAAGG TCCTCAAGCAAGTGCACCCGGACACTGGTATCTCCACCCGTGCTATGTCTATTCTGAACTCTTTCGTCAATG ATATCTTTGAGCGCGTTGCGACGGAGGCGTCCAAGCTCGCTGCTTATAACAAGAAGTCCACCATATCATCTCGAGAAATCCAGACCTC TGTGAGGCTGATTCTGCCCGGAGAACTCGCCAAGCACGCTGTGTCTGAGGGCACCAAGGCCGTTACGAAGTATTCCTCATCTGCCAAATAG
- a CDS encoding histone H2A (transcript_id=CADANIAT00009565): protein MTGGKSGGKASGSKNAQSRSSKAGLAFPVGRVHRLLRKGNYAQRVGAGAPVYLAAVLEYLAAEILELAGNAARDNKKTRIIPRHLQLAIRNDEELNKLLGHVTIAQGGVLPNIHQNLLPKKTPKAGKGSQEL, encoded by the exons ATGACTGGCGGCAAATCTGGTGGCAAGGCTAGCGGCAGCAAGAACGCTCAGTC TCGTTCTTCGAAGGCCGGCTTGGCTTTCCCGGTCGGTCGTGttcaccgtcttcttcgcaagGGAAACTACGCCCAGCGTGTTGGTGCCG GTGCGCCTGTCTACCTGGCTGCCGTCTTGGAGTATCTTGCTGCTGAAATTCTCGAGCTTGCTGGAAACGCCGCTCGTGACAACAAGAAAACCCGTATCATCCCCCGCCACCTTCAGCTCGCCATCCGAAACGATGAGGAACTGAACAAGCTCCTGGGCCACGTCACTATTGCCCAGGGTGGTGTCCTCCCCAACATTCATCAGA ACCTCCTCCCCAAGAAGACCCCCAAGGCCGGAAAGGGCAGCCAGGAGCTGTAA
- a CDS encoding NADH dehydrogenase [ubiquinone] 1 beta subcomplex subunit 9 (transcript_id=CADANIAT00009566) has protein sequence MSVNAVTSLYRRSLKLALDWAVHRHIWRGQAVYIRSLFEANKNIRDPRQQKVLLRETEKLLETWKHPDPYRAPTAPGGSKYERNLPARQLPYASGGAGDH, from the exons ATGTCCGTCAACGCTGTCAC ATCTCTCTACCGGCGTTCGCTGAAGCTCGCCCTGGACTGGGCTGTCCACAGACATATCTGGAGGGGACAGGCAGTTTATATCCGATCCCTTTTCGAGGCCAATAAGAACATTCGCGACCCCCGGCAACAGAAG GTCCTACTCCGAGAGACCGAAAAATTACTCGAAACATGGAAGCATCCTGATCCCTACCGTGCACCAACGGCCCCTGGTG GAAGCAAATACGAGAGAAACCTTCCTGCTCGTCAACTACCTT ACGCCtctggtggtgctggtgatCATTAA
- a CDS encoding alpha-ketoglutarate dehydrogenase kgdB (transcript_id=CADANIAT00009567), with product MASRLSLRQFSAQRLRSVPRVPRAICCRTFTTSKGSENARSASGLIQGLQKGPALRNGFSRVNVIPISNYQVRTYADTVVKVPQMAESITEGTLKQFSKQVGDYVERDEEIATIETDKIDVSVNAPESGVIKELLVNEEDTVTVGQDLVKLEAGGTPEKKSEEATEKPKEPASTGSEAEKPKEPESAPSSSAPEKSTSSTKAPQAETSKPTQEVASKSRPTEEAKPALGNREERRVKMNRMRLRIAERLKQSQNTAASLTTFNEVDMSSLMEFRKLYKDEILKKTGVKLGFMSAFSRACVLAMKDVPAVNASIEGPNGGDTIVYRDYVDISVAVATEKGLVTPVVRNAETMDLVGIEKSIADLGKKARDNKLTIEDMAGGTFTISNGGVFGSLMGTPIINLPQTAVLGLHAIKDKPVAIGGKVEIRPMMYLALTYDHRLLDGREAVTFLVKVKEYIEDPRRMLLG from the exons ATGGCTTCCCGATTATCTCTGCGTCAATTTTCCGCCCAGCGTCTAAGGTCTGTCCCTCGTGTACCGCGTGCGATATGCTGCAGGACTTTCACAACGAGCAAGGGATCTGAAAACGCCAGAAGCGCTTCCGGGTTGATTCAGGGCTTACAGAAAGGCCCGGCTTTACG AAACGGGTTTTCGAGAGTCAACGTCATCCCAATTTCGAATTATCAGGTTCGAACCTATG CCGATACTGTCGTCAAGGTTCCGCAGATGGCGGAATCAATTACAGAGGGTACATTGAAGCAATTCTCAAAAC AGGTCGGAGACTATGTCGAGCGGGATGAAGAGATTGCGACAATTGAAACTGACAAG ATTGATGTATCGGTTAATGCGCCGGAGTCCGGAGTCATCAAGGAGCTGCTCGTGAACGAGGAAGATACGGTTACAGTCGGACAGGATCTGGTGAAGCTGGAAGCCGGTGGTACTCCGGAAAAGAAATCAGAGGAAGCGACTGAGAAGCCCAAGGAACCTGCCTCTACCGGCTCTGAGGCTGAAAAGCCAAAGGAACCAGAATCCGcaccatcttcttctgctcctgagAAGagcacctcatcaacaaagGCTCCTCAGGCTGAAACTTCCAAGCCGACACAGGAAGTGGCATCCAAGTCTCGACCAACGGAGGAGGCAAAGCCCGCACTAGGAAACCgtgaggagagaagg gtcaaaatGAACCGGATGAGACTAAGGATCGCGGAACGTTTGAAGCAATCCCAGAACACCGCTGCTTCCCTGACTACCTTCAATGAGGTCGACATGTCTTCTTTGATGGAGTTTCGGAAGCTGTACAAGGATGAGATTCTTAAGAAAACAGGTGTCAAGCTGGGGTTCATGAGTGCCTTCTCTCGTGCTTGTGTTCTGGCTATGAAGGATGTTCCCGCCGTTAACGCTTCCATCGAAGGCCCCAATGGTGGTGATACCATTGTTTACCGCGATTATGTGGACATCAGCGTCGCTGTTGCCACGGAGAAAGGCCTAGTGACACCCGTGGTCCGCAACGCTGAGACTATGGATCTCGTTGGTATTGAGAAGTCTATTGCAGATCTTGGCAAGAAG GCACGTGACAACAAACTGACTATTGAAGATATGGCTGGAGGCACCTTTACCATCAGCAAT GGTGGCGTTTTTGGATCTCTCATGGGCACGCCTATTATCAACCTTCCACAAACTG CTGTTCTCGGTCTGCATGCCATTAAGGACAAACCCGTGGCCATCGGCGGCAAGGTTGAGATTCGTCCG ATGATGTATCTTGCCCTCACTTATGACCATCGACTTCTGGATGGCAGGGAGGCCGTCACTTTCCTAGTTAAG GTAAAGGAGTATATTGAAGACCCTCGCCGCATGCTTTTGGGTTAG
- a CDS encoding uncharacterized protein (transcript_id=CADANIAT00009568) gives MDGTSMDETRTDEDTNDEVNVLIFDYIICLAIHAAMDVAQGNTGEWDMSWLEDTLRALRSVLPPIKELPVDLQIKAQVFEIARVLSKASYPGPAELAEMASTFVSTCNAKKEDMLALHAMEVASHIRNESSQTAVVNSLLSVMQLLAPPILIQLERGRLEGLNRNETQQLKRRIGMV, from the exons ATGGATGGAACAAGTATGGATGAAACGAGAACAGACGAAGACACCAATGACGAAGTCAATGTTCTCATTTTCGACTATATCATTTGCTTGGCTATACACGCAGCCATGGACGTGGCACAGGGTAACACAGGCGAGTGGGATATGTCCTGGCTCGAAGATACTCTACGGG CTTTGCGATCAGTGCTTCCGCCGATAAAAGAGCTACCAGTGGATCTTCAGATAAAGGCCCAGGTATTTGAAATTGCTCGGGTGTTGAGCAAGGCATCTTATCCAGGGCCAGCGGAACTGGCGGAGATGGCAAGCACATTCGTGTCTACATGTAACGCCAAAAAAGAAGACATGCTAGCTCTACACGCGATGGAGGTTGCGAGTCACATTCGTAACGAGAGCAGCCAAACAGCTGTCGTTAATAGTCTCCTTTCCGTCATGCAACTATTAGCGCCGCCCATACTCATACAGCTCGAAAGAGGGCGACTCGAGGGCTTGAACCGGAACGAAACGCAACAGCTGAAGCGAAGGATAGGCATGGTATAA
- a CDS encoding protein-L-isoaspartate O-methyltransferase (transcript_id=CADANIAT00009569) has protein sequence MAWYCSGSTNSELIENLCREGLIKNERVKQAMMAVDRGHYAPARPYSDSPQPIGHGATISAPHMHGHACEYLINYLRPGAHVLDIGSGSGYLTHVFANLVVDTSSSDGPKGQVIGVDHIQELVNLAHDNMMKSEDGRKLLENGGVKFVKADGRRGWLDGAPYDAIHVGAAAQELHPLLIEQLRAPGRMFIPVNAEDDQGTLFSTAFGGGQYIWVVDKKKDGTIHKEKVFQVSYVPLTDPPKH, from the exons ATGGCGTGGTACTGTTCCGGATCAACAAACTCAGAACTGATTGAGAACCTATGCAGAGAAGGACTGATAAAGAACGAGAGAGTTAAACAAGCAATGATGGCA GTCGACCGCGGTCATTATGCACCTGCTAGACCGTACTCAGACTCGCCGCAGCCGATCGGCCATGGAGCGACAATTTCCGCTCCCCATATGCATGGACATGCGTGCGAGTATCTTATCAACTACCTTCGACCTGGCGCCCATGTCCTAGACAttggctctggctctggttatCTAACCCATGTATTTGCCAACCTTGTCGTGGATACGTCATCGAGCGATGGCCCAAAAGGACAAGTCATCGGCGTCGACCACATACAAGAACTCGTAAACCTGGCACACGACAATATGATGAAGTcagaggatggaagaaaaCTGCTAGAAAATGGAGGCGTGAAGTTTGTCAAGGCCGATGGCCGCCGTGGATGGCTAGATGGCGCGCCATATGATGCGATCCACGTTGGCGCAGCAGCACAAGAGCTACACCCTCTGCTAATCGAGCAGCTGCGAGCGCCCGGACGTATGTTCATACCCGTCAATGCCGAGGACGACCAAGGGACCCTGTTCAGTACCGCATTCGGCGGTGGGCAGTATATATGGGTAgtggacaagaagaaagatggcACTATACACAAAGAGAAAGTGTTTCAAGTTAGCTACGTCCCTCTCACTGACCCACCAAAGCATTGA
- a CDS encoding DnaJ and TPR domain protein (transcript_id=CADANIAT00009570): protein MLLPLCAITAFLACVPGGFGAGLESPISPNTPMSSLIASAKAHLSSGSPRDALLYLDAAISRDPTNYLTVFQRGAAYLSLGRRAQAQDDFDRVLQLKPNFEGALLQRARLRVNTADWSGALNDLEKAGKKNTPEYEEFQNARDATIRALDAEKKGAWEACVSEATTAIAKASASLTLRRSRAHCRFEKGELEEGISDLTHTLQISPGLIDPHLQISSMLFYTLGDVERGLLQIRKCLHSDPDSKPCNKLYRREKQLDKRLRKLQDTLAARKFNNALNFLVGADGQPGLVDDVRGDVGQAKEAGYIFSDSQGVLYASLVEKTCEAYKEAHMPKRASTFCSEALALDPHSLPALLFNAQHALDEDRFEDAIRYLSTAKEHHPQSKEVQTLLQKAMILQKRSKQKDYYKVLGVSKDADEKAIKRAYRQLVKQHHPDKAGSQGITKEEAEKRMAGINEAYEVLSDPELRAQYDSGVDPNDPESQRQNFHGSPFGGGHQFFFQQGSPQFKFSSGQFNFPGGFPF from the exons atgcttcttccacttTGCGCGATAACAGCTTTCCTCGCCTGTGTGCCTGGGGGCTTCGGCGCCGGTTTAGAGTCACCAATCTCACCCAATACTCCGATGTCATCCTTGATCGCTTCAGCAAAAGCACATCTCTCGAGTGGTTCGCCTCGAGACGCTTTACTGTATCTGGATGCAGCGATCTCCCGGGATCCCACAAACTACCTCACTGTCTTCCAGCGTGGCGCGGCCTACTTATCTCTGGGACGCCGGGCGCAAGCCCAAGATGATTTTGACCGTGTTCTCCAGCTGAAACCGAATTTTGAGGGCGCTCTTCTACAAAGGGCTCGTCTCAGAGTCAATACGGCCGACTGGTCTGGCGCTTTAAATGATCTTGAGAAGGCCGGAAAGAAGAACACACCCGAATATGAAGAATTTCAGAATGCGCGAGACGCCACCATTCGAGCActggatgcggagaagaaaggcgcATGGGAAGCCTGCGTGAGTGAGGCGACCACCGCTATCGCGAAGGCCAGTGCGTCTCTCACCCTACGGCGGAGCCGGGCACATTGTCGCTTCGAAAAAGGCGAGCTCGAGGAAGGAATTAGCGATCTTACACATACTTTGCAGATTTCCCCAGGCTTAATAGACCCGCACTTGCAGATCTCATCTATGCTCTTTTACACTCTCGGAGATGTCGAACGAGGACTCTTACAGATACGCAAATGCTTACATTCAGATCCGGATTCGAAACCGTGCAACAAGCTTTACCGGCGagagaagcagctggataAACGCCTCCGAAAATTGCAGGATACTCTAGCAGCACGGAAGTTTAATAATGCTTTGAATTTTCTGGTAGGTGCTGACGGTCAGCCCGGTCTTGTCGATGATGTTCGTGGAGATGTAGGGCAAGCCAAAGAGGCGGGGTACATCTTTTCTGACTCCCAAGGTGTACTTTATGCATCCTTGGTCGAGAAAACCTGTGAAGCATATAAAGAG GCACATATGCCCAAACGCGCGTCCACGTTCTGCTCCGAAGCCCTTGCATTGGACCCCCATTCTTTGCCAGCGCTCTTGTTCAATGCTCAACATGCCCTGGATGAGGATAGATTCGAGGATGCTATCCGTTACCTCAGCACGGCCAAGGAACATCACCCTCAATCGAAGGAGGTCCAAACTCTCCTCCAAAAGGCTATGATCTTACAGAAGCGTTCCAAGCAAAAGGACTACTATAAAGTTCTCGGTGTATCCAAAGACGCGGACGAAAAGGCTATCAAGCGAGCCTACCGACAGCTGGTAAAACAGCATCATCCTGATAAGGCAGGGTCTCAGGGTATCACAaaagaagaggctgagaagaggatggctgGTATCAACGAGGCTTACGAAGTCCTTTCTGATCCTGAACTTAGGGCACAGTATGACAGTGGCGTCGATCCCAATGATCCAGAATCGCAGAGGCAGAATTTCCACGGAAGCCCGTTTGGTGGAGGTCATCAATTCTTTTTCCAGCAGGGTAGCCCGCAGTTTAAATTCTCCTCTGGGCAGTTTAATTTCCCAGGTGGTTTCCCATTCTAG
- a CDS encoding putative mitochondrial translation release factor (RF-1) (transcript_id=CADANIAT00009571): MLSTLGVCSRCLVRPARLVCNQRLLYQRRGLQTDKLLSPALLTRARNLAAEHANLSNQLTTSFDPKIARRAGELGPVAKAWAEWSNANESMSELHSMLEDPDTEAELRSIAVEELQTTEAKLTAISDNLKRALVPRHPFADLSCLLEIRPGAGGDEASIFAFELLQMYVAFCAHQGLRSTLMKLERGDNRADALTEAVLEVEAEGAYDLLRTESGVHRVQRVPTTEAKGRTHTSAVSVMVLPSFPDTGGGDGAFNFDDPNSDYYIDPQEVRTEKMRASGAGGQHVNKTESAIRLTHMPTGIVVSMQDSRSQHANRKKAWQILRAKLAEARQEAREQELVELRRGAMGGIGRMGRGDKVRTYNYGQSRCTDHRSGFTVHNLDNVLEGGETLVKVMDSVRSWLIDREILALTSEIIKKQQ, encoded by the exons ATGCTTTCGACTCTGGGTGTGTGTTCTCGATGTCTGGTGCGGCCCGCACGACTAGTATGCAACCAGCGGCTGCTCTACCAGCGGAGAGGTCTACAAACTG ACAAACTCTTATCACCTGCTCTCCTGACGCGAGCTCGCAACCTTGCAGCCGAACATGCAAATCTTTCGAATCAGCTGACAACCTCCTTTGATCCCAAAATTGCAAGGCGCGCTGGTGAGCTAGGTCCAGTTGCAAAAGCCTGGGCAGAATGGAGCAATGCCAACGAG TCAATGTCAGAGCTTCATTCCATGCTAGAAGATCCAGATACGGAAGCGGAGCTGAGGTCCATTGCCGTTGAAGAATTGCAAACCACGGAAGCTAAACTGACTGCGATTTCGGATAATTTGAAGCGCGCCCTCGTGCCCCGCCATCCTTTCGCAGACCTTTCATGCTTGTTGGAGATACGTCCAGGTGCAGGGGGGGATGAAGCAAGTATCTTTGCCTTTGAATTACTGCAGATGTATGTCGCATTTTGTGCTCATCAAGGGTTACGGTCTACTCTCATGAAGCTTGAACGTGGGGACAACCGAGCAGATGCTCTAACGGAGGCTGTTTTGGAAGTAGAAGCAGAGGGGGCGTACGATCTCTTACGGACCGAATCGGGTGTACACCGAGTCCAGAGAGTCCCGACAACAGAGGCCAAAGGCCGCACCCATACCAGTGCGGTCAGTGTGATGGTCTTACCCAGCTTCCCGGACACAGGCGGCGGTGACGGCGCGTTCAACTTTGACGACCCAAATAGCGACTATTACATTGATCCGCAAGAAGTTCGTACTGAAAAAATGCGAGCAAGTGGCGCGGGTGGCCAACATGTAAACAAGACTGAATCAGCCATTCGTCTGACTCACATGCCCACAGGTATTGTGGTATCGATGCAGGATTCGCGGTCCCAGCATGCAAATCGCAAAAAAGCGTGGCAGATACTGCGGGCAAAGCTGGCGGAAGCACGACAGGAGGCGCGGGAGCAAGAATTAGTCGAGCTTCGAAGAGGAGCAATGGGCGGTATAGGGCGAATGGGCCGAGGTGACAAGGTTCGCACTTATAATTACGGCCAAAGCCGCTGCACAGATCATCGAAGTGGTTTCACTGTCCATAACCTGGACAACGTGTTGGAGGGAGGTGAGACCCTAGTCAAGGTCATGGATAGCGTGCGATCCTGGCTCATCGACCGCGAAATACTGGCACTCACCTCTGAGATAATTAAGAAACAACAATAG